One window from the genome of Natrialba magadii ATCC 43099 encodes:
- a CDS encoding FAD-dependent oxidoreductase codes for MPITTDVLVIGGGATGTGIARDLTLRGVDVTLAERGGLSAGTTGRSHGLLHSGARYAEADAEGALECLEENQILREIAGECIRETRGLFVQVAGDDSAYFDEKRAACEELGIPVEVVDGDDAREAVSGLAAAVERAMWVPDAVVLPSRLVAATAADAREHGARILTHAPVESMVLEGERIDSVSLGGAAETVVEPEFVVNATGPHAGAVAAMAGVTVEMRPTRGVMVSVDHDGLEPVLNRCRDPADGDIIVPHDDEVVLGTTSVPVDDLDEFERDQQEVERTIRECATMLPAVADAPQVRTWWGIRPLYEPDEAARGGRGISRGFVQLDHAEDGVANFVSIVGGKLTTYRRMAESVSDLVADRLGVGNSSTTAGRELIGASSASELDAFVDEFDGRGPTDADLVDQDG; via the coding sequence ATGCCCATCACAACCGACGTCCTCGTCATCGGCGGCGGCGCAACCGGAACTGGAATCGCCCGCGACCTCACCCTTCGCGGCGTCGACGTCACACTCGCCGAACGCGGCGGCCTCTCGGCCGGCACCACCGGGCGCTCACACGGCCTCCTTCACAGCGGCGCCCGCTACGCCGAAGCCGACGCCGAGGGTGCACTCGAGTGCCTCGAGGAGAACCAAATCCTGCGGGAGATTGCGGGCGAGTGCATCCGAGAGACTCGCGGTCTCTTCGTGCAAGTGGCCGGCGACGACTCGGCGTACTTCGACGAGAAACGTGCGGCCTGCGAGGAACTGGGCATTCCGGTCGAAGTCGTCGACGGCGACGACGCGCGGGAGGCGGTGTCCGGACTCGCCGCAGCTGTCGAACGCGCGATGTGGGTGCCGGACGCCGTCGTCCTCCCCTCGCGGCTGGTCGCGGCTACTGCCGCCGACGCTCGCGAACACGGCGCTCGCATTCTGACACACGCACCGGTGGAATCGATGGTACTCGAGGGCGAGCGCATCGACTCGGTTTCGCTCGGCGGCGCAGCAGAGACCGTCGTCGAACCCGAATTCGTTGTCAACGCGACGGGGCCACACGCCGGCGCGGTCGCAGCAATGGCGGGCGTGACAGTGGAAATGCGCCCGACGCGAGGCGTGATGGTTTCGGTCGACCACGACGGCCTCGAACCGGTGCTCAATCGCTGTCGGGATCCAGCGGACGGCGATATCATCGTTCCGCACGACGACGAGGTCGTGCTCGGGACGACGAGCGTGCCGGTCGACGATCTCGACGAGTTCGAGCGCGACCAGCAGGAAGTCGAGCGGACGATCCGCGAGTGTGCGACGATGCTCCCCGCCGTGGCCGACGCCCCACAGGTTCGGACGTGGTGGGGCATCCGCCCGCTGTACGAACCCGACGAGGCGGCTCGCGGCGGCCGCGGTATCTCGCGCGGGTTCGTTCAACTCGATCACGCCGAGGACGGCGTCGCCAACTTCGTCAGTATCGTCGGCGGCAAACTCACCACGTACCGGCGGATGGCCGAGTCCGTTTCCGATCTGGTTGCGGATCGGCTTGGGGTGGGGAACTCGAGTACGACGGCCGGGCGAGAACTGATCGGTGCCTCGTCGGCGAGCGAACTCGATGCGTTCGTCGACGAGTTCGATGGCCGTGGGCCGACGGATGCTGATCTGGTCG
- the msrA gene encoding peptide-methionine (S)-S-oxide reductase MsrA, which yields MERATFGGGCFWCVEAAFKALDGIESVTSGYAGGHTENPTYEAVCSGETGHAEVVQLEYEPDQIAYEDLLEVFFTIHNPTTKDREGPDIGSQYRSAIYAHDEDQLETAEAFAAALEDEGLYEGIVTEIEPLETFYEAEEYHQDYFEKNPNDAYCSMHAAPKVEKVREQFGSDATATQ from the coding sequence ATGGAACGAGCCACCTTCGGCGGCGGTTGCTTCTGGTGTGTCGAAGCCGCGTTCAAGGCCCTCGACGGCATCGAGTCCGTCACCTCCGGCTACGCCGGCGGCCACACCGAGAACCCCACCTACGAAGCGGTCTGCTCCGGCGAGACTGGTCACGCGGAAGTCGTCCAACTCGAGTACGAGCCGGACCAGATCGCCTACGAGGACCTGCTCGAAGTCTTCTTCACGATTCACAACCCGACGACGAAGGATCGAGAGGGGCCGGATATCGGCTCGCAGTACCGCTCTGCGATCTACGCTCACGACGAGGACCAACTCGAGACGGCCGAGGCGTTTGCGGCGGCACTCGAAGACGAAGGGCTGTACGAGGGGATCGTTACCGAAATCGAGCCACTCGAGACGTTCTACGAGGCCGAGGAGTATCATCAGGATTACTTCGAGAAGAACCCGAACGACGCGTATTGTTCGATGCATGCGGCACCGAAGGTCGAGAAGGTGCGCGAGCAGTTTGGGTCGGATGCGACGGCGACGCAGTAG
- a CDS encoding 2,5-diamino-6-(ribosylamino)-4(3H)-pyrimidinone 5'-phosphate reductase, with protein MHVVVNAAMSADGKLSSRRREQIAISGDADFDRVDRLRADSDAVVVGVGTVLADDPHLTVKDENLRDERRTNGKPANPARVVVDSSARTPSSAEVLDDAATTYVCVSDAAPVEQRAALAEHADLITAGEERVDLLRAFAALQEQGIERVMVEGGGELIFSLFEAGLVDDLSVFVGPKVIGGRDAPTLADGDGFVENFPELELGEVERLDGGVLLTWRVAD; from the coding sequence ATGCACGTCGTCGTCAACGCCGCCATGAGCGCGGACGGGAAACTCTCCTCGCGCCGGCGCGAACAGATCGCCATCAGCGGTGACGCAGACTTCGACCGCGTCGACCGACTCCGCGCCGACAGCGACGCCGTCGTCGTCGGCGTCGGCACCGTTCTCGCGGATGACCCACACCTCACCGTCAAGGACGAGAACCTTCGTGATGAGCGCCGAACCAACGGCAAGCCAGCGAACCCCGCTCGCGTCGTCGTGGACTCGAGTGCACGGACGCCATCCTCCGCCGAAGTCCTCGACGACGCCGCGACGACCTACGTCTGCGTGAGCGACGCAGCGCCGGTCGAGCAGCGAGCGGCGCTCGCCGAGCACGCCGACCTCATCACTGCGGGCGAGGAGCGAGTCGACCTCCTGCGGGCGTTCGCCGCGCTGCAGGAACAGGGCATAGAACGGGTGATGGTCGAGGGCGGCGGCGAACTCATCTTCTCGCTGTTCGAGGCGGGCCTGGTCGACGACCTTTCGGTGTTCGTCGGCCCCAAAGTGATCGGCGGGCGGGACGCGCCGACGCTGGCCGACGGCGATGGCTTCGTTGAGAACTTTCCCGAACTCGAGTTGGGCGAGGTCGAGCGCCTCGACGGCGGTGTGTTACTGACGTGGCGCGTCGCGGACTAA